A single region of the Paraburkholderia sprentiae WSM5005 genome encodes:
- a CDS encoding heme-binding protein, which produces MLSKPVLTVTETTRIVDAARAEAEKNKWPVAIVVADDGGHPLAVLRLDGAAPSTSYIATEKARTAALGRRETKVYEDMINNGRTAFLSVPLQGTLEGGVPVIVDGHVVGAVGVSGVKSEQDAQIAKAGIQALGV; this is translated from the coding sequence ATGCTGAGCAAACCCGTGTTGACCGTCACCGAGACGACCCGCATTGTCGATGCCGCCCGCGCGGAAGCCGAGAAGAACAAGTGGCCTGTCGCGATCGTGGTCGCGGACGACGGCGGCCATCCGCTCGCGGTGCTGCGTCTCGACGGCGCGGCGCCGTCGACCTCGTATATCGCCACCGAGAAGGCGCGCACCGCGGCGCTCGGCCGGCGCGAAACCAAGGTCTATGAAGACATGATCAACAACGGCCGCACCGCGTTCCTCAGCGTGCCGTTGCAGGGCACGCTCGAAGGCGGCGTGCCGGTGATCGTCGACGGCCACGTGGTCGGCGCGGTCGGCGTGTCGGGCGTCAAGTCCGAGCAGGATGCGCAGATCGCGAAGGCGGGCATTCAGGCGCTCGGCGTCTAA